The proteins below come from a single Treponema phagedenis genomic window:
- a CDS encoding AMP-binding protein has translation MQTINELGKHTFSAMLENSVNRFGDRPAVSYVSAEPLTYNDFYEKVKEVRQLLYSVGIRAGTQVAIYATSCPHWGIAYFAIVTMGAIVVPLLPDFSARETEACLTHSETTHMLVDERLKSKIPEAYLQTIINIGDFSLIKGEKVSDEVPPAHECNEEDTASIIYTSGTTGRSKAVELTHKNLISNAIAGQSCQRINEYDVALSILPMSHVYEFTIGFLMFFLNGACIFYLIGPPTPRLLIPALQKVRPTMMLSVPMVIEKIYKTQVVPAFTASPLKKKITSTRLGRKLFSRIAGKKLLKTFGGRIKFFGIGGAKTDPAVEQFMKDAKFPYAIGYGLTETSPLIADSSPKQTVPEWIGYVIPEVDVKLINVNPETGIGELVVKGPNVMKGYYKDPELTDESFTEDGYFKTGDLFFIDSKGHVSIKGRSKNMIVGANGENIYPEDIEFVLNQHPFVSEALVVEGEHSSLVALVQLDEEKLAAELKKMEEVTVAEADKKDDENTRLQNLQEAMGDAMADFSNAMTYKRAEILNEIKFFVNSHVNKISRIDKVEPVEKFEKTASQKIKRYLYNFRKKSNEKTPEN, from the coding sequence ATGCAAACAATCAATGAACTCGGAAAACATACCTTCAGCGCAATGCTTGAAAATAGTGTAAACCGGTTTGGCGATCGACCAGCCGTTTCCTATGTATCAGCAGAACCGTTAACATATAATGATTTTTATGAAAAGGTCAAAGAAGTGCGACAGCTTCTTTATAGTGTAGGAATACGGGCGGGCACTCAAGTTGCAATTTATGCGACAAGTTGCCCGCACTGGGGAATCGCGTATTTTGCAATTGTAACAATGGGCGCAATTGTGGTGCCATTATTGCCGGATTTTTCAGCACGAGAAACAGAAGCATGCCTTACTCATTCCGAAACAACCCATATGTTGGTAGATGAGCGACTAAAATCAAAAATTCCTGAAGCGTATTTACAAACAATAATTAATATTGGGGACTTTTCTCTTATAAAAGGAGAAAAAGTTTCTGATGAAGTTCCTCCTGCTCATGAATGTAATGAAGAAGATACCGCATCCATTATTTATACGTCGGGTACGACAGGAAGATCAAAGGCTGTGGAGCTAACTCATAAAAACTTGATTTCTAACGCGATAGCCGGACAAAGCTGTCAGCGCATTAATGAATATGATGTAGCTCTTTCTATCCTTCCGATGTCTCATGTATATGAATTCACAATAGGTTTTTTGATGTTCTTTTTAAACGGTGCCTGTATTTTCTATTTAATCGGGCCGCCAACGCCGCGCTTACTTATCCCCGCATTACAAAAGGTTCGTCCCACTATGATGCTAAGCGTACCTATGGTAATAGAAAAAATTTATAAAACACAGGTTGTGCCGGCATTTACGGCAAGTCCTTTGAAAAAGAAAATAACTTCAACGCGGCTTGGAAGAAAACTTTTCTCCCGCATTGCAGGAAAAAAACTCTTAAAAACATTTGGCGGCAGAATTAAATTCTTTGGAATTGGCGGAGCAAAAACAGATCCCGCAGTGGAGCAATTTATGAAAGACGCTAAATTTCCTTATGCAATCGGATACGGTCTTACCGAAACTTCACCTCTTATCGCCGACTCTTCACCAAAACAAACCGTGCCTGAATGGATAGGCTATGTAATACCTGAGGTAGACGTAAAACTCATCAATGTAAATCCCGAAACGGGAATTGGAGAGCTTGTTGTAAAAGGCCCGAATGTTATGAAAGGCTATTACAAAGACCCCGAGCTTACTGATGAATCGTTTACGGAAGACGGATATTTTAAAACCGGAGATCTTTTTTTTATTGACAGCAAGGGGCATGTGTCAATAAAAGGCAGATCAAAAAACATGATTGTCGGAGCTAATGGCGAGAATATTTATCCTGAAGACATTGAATTTGTGCTCAACCAACATCCCTTTGTTTCTGAAGCACTCGTTGTTGAAGGGGAGCATTCCTCTTTAGTTGCCCTTGTGCAGCTTGATGAAGAAAAACTTGCGGCGGAACTTAAAAAAATGGAAGAAGTAACAGTTGCAGAAGCCGACAAAAAAGACGATGAGAATACACGCTTACAGAATTTGCAAGAAGCAATGGGCGATGCAATGGCGGACTTTTCAAACGCAATGACATACAAGCGGGCTGAAATCTTAAATGAGATAAAATTCTTTGTGAACTCTCATGTAAACAAGATTTCAAGAATTGATAAGGTAGAGCCTGTAGAAAAATTTGAAAAAACCGCAAGCCAAAAAATAAAACGGTATCTCTATAATTTTAGAAAAAAATCGAACGAGAAAACGCCTGAAAATTAA
- a CDS encoding gamma-glutamyl-gamma-aminobutyrate hydrolase family protein: MLTLLVCTLAGVLDSTASLMIKLTLLNIIIETKTNGEKMKLIKPVIGISGSILVNKGDSFVGYKRVYANQDYVNSVLRAGGIPLILPFTEDVAAAAEMVRLIDGLILSGGHDVDPSLYGEEPLLKLGETFPQRDVFDEALYKKAIALRKPVLGVCRGLQLINVMNGGSLYQDLSYANFIKIKHDQDDGPCRLTHTITIEDDSFIKTAGTPYRVNSFHHQCIKKIAEGFTVAAKSLDGVVEAIQKITADVFVVAVQWHPEMLSATNANARNIFEEFIKAVSKMK; encoded by the coding sequence GTGCTGACTTTACTTGTGTGCACACTGGCCGGAGTACTTGACAGCACCGCCTCTCTTATGATTAAGCTTACTTTGCTAAACATTATTATTGAAACTAAAACAAACGGAGAAAAAATGAAACTGATAAAGCCGGTAATAGGAATTTCGGGTAGTATTTTGGTGAATAAGGGAGATAGCTTTGTCGGTTATAAGCGGGTGTATGCAAATCAGGATTATGTTAACTCAGTTTTGCGGGCGGGAGGTATTCCGCTCATATTACCCTTTACCGAGGACGTTGCCGCAGCGGCGGAAATGGTTAGGCTTATTGACGGGCTTATCCTATCCGGCGGGCATGATGTTGATCCGAGCCTGTACGGAGAAGAGCCGCTTTTAAAACTTGGAGAGACATTTCCGCAACGGGATGTGTTTGACGAAGCTCTGTATAAAAAAGCTATTGCTCTCAGGAAGCCGGTGCTGGGAGTTTGCAGAGGTTTACAGCTTATCAATGTAATGAACGGAGGCAGCTTATATCAGGATTTATCATATGCGAATTTTATAAAAATTAAACATGACCAAGATGATGGGCCGTGTAGATTGACGCATACGATTACGATCGAGGATGATTCTTTTATCAAAACGGCAGGAACGCCTTATCGAGTAAATAGTTTTCATCATCAATGTATAAAAAAGATTGCAGAGGGATTTACCGTTGCGGCAAAAAGTCTCGATGGGGTTGTGGAGGCAATCCAAAAAATAACAGCCGATGTTTTTGTTGTTGCGGTACAATGGCATCCCGAAATGTTGTCTGCAACAAACGCTAATGCACGGAATATCTTCGAGGAATTTATAAAAGCGGTAAGCAAAATGAAATAA
- a CDS encoding alpha-glucosidase/alpha-galactosidase: MVKIVFIGAGSTVFVRNVIGDCMCTPVLQDAEIALYDISPERLKDSEIILSALNQNINEGRAHISCYLGEAQRKAALKDATFVINAIQVGGYEPSTIIDFEIPKKYGLRQTIADTLGIGGIMRALRTIPVMDSFAHEIEEVCPDAWLLNYTNPMAMLTGYMLRYTDVKTVGLCHSVQVCSRELFEQLDMQDKLEGRKEVIAGINHMAWLLSIKDKNGVDLYPEIKKRAAAKNAAGKHENMVRFDYIKNFGYYCTESSEHNAEYNPFYIKSKYPELIEKFAIPLDEYPRRCIRQIKGWEEDKKNILANGKISHERSNEYASYIMEAIITSKPYALGGNVLNNGLIFNLPDEACVEVPCLVNGTGITPCRIGPLPPILAAMNMTNINTQLLTIEAARTKTREAIYHAAMLDPHTAAELSIDDIRALCDELIDAHGPYMAMYK; encoded by the coding sequence ATGGTAAAGATTGTTTTTATCGGTGCGGGCAGCACCGTATTTGTCCGAAATGTAATCGGCGATTGTATGTGTACGCCCGTCTTACAGGATGCGGAAATTGCATTATATGACATTAGTCCCGAAAGGCTTAAAGATTCAGAGATAATCCTTTCAGCCTTAAACCAAAACATTAACGAAGGCAGAGCGCATATCTCCTGCTATTTAGGTGAGGCACAAAGAAAAGCAGCTTTGAAAGATGCTACGTTTGTCATAAATGCTATTCAAGTCGGCGGATATGAGCCTTCGACTATTATTGATTTTGAAATCCCTAAAAAATACGGACTGCGTCAAACCATTGCCGACACTCTTGGGATAGGCGGAATTATGCGCGCCCTCAGAACCATACCGGTTATGGATTCTTTTGCGCATGAAATCGAAGAGGTATGCCCCGATGCATGGCTTTTAAATTATACTAACCCGATGGCAATGCTCACCGGATATATGCTTCGCTACACCGATGTAAAAACAGTCGGGCTTTGTCATAGCGTACAAGTTTGCTCGCGGGAACTGTTTGAACAATTGGATATGCAGGACAAACTTGAAGGCAGAAAAGAAGTTATTGCCGGCATTAACCACATGGCGTGGCTTTTGTCCATCAAAGATAAAAACGGCGTAGACTTATATCCCGAAATAAAAAAACGGGCAGCGGCGAAAAATGCCGCCGGTAAACACGAGAACATGGTGCGGTTTGATTATATCAAAAACTTCGGTTATTACTGCACCGAATCAAGTGAACATAATGCCGAGTACAATCCTTTCTATATAAAGTCAAAATATCCTGAATTGATAGAAAAATTTGCCATCCCGCTTGATGAATATCCGCGCCGCTGTATTCGGCAAATTAAAGGCTGGGAAGAAGATAAGAAAAACATTCTGGCAAACGGAAAAATTTCCCATGAGCGCAGCAATGAATATGCCTCGTACATTATGGAAGCAATTATAACATCAAAACCCTATGCACTTGGCGGGAATGTATTAAACAACGGGCTTATTTTTAATCTGCCTGATGAGGCTTGTGTAGAAGTTCCCTGTTTAGTAAACGGTACGGGAATTACCCCCTGTCGAATCGGCCCCTTACCGCCGATACTAGCCGCAATGAATATGACTAATATTAACACGCAGCTTTTAACCATTGAAGCGGCGCGCACAAAAACACGGGAAGCCATTTATCATGCGGCAATGCTTGACCCGCATACGGCGGCGGAACTCAGCATTGACGATATCCGTGCACTTTGTGATGAACTAATTGACGCCCACGGTCCGTACATGGCGATGTATAAATAG
- a CDS encoding AraC family transcriptional regulator — protein MKEKSGLQFYYSGYEKCGSGHFFGPAIRAHYLVHIVISGKGSYQVKGSVIPVEKNQAFLIRPKEISFYAADTKDPWEYIWFSFDGEESDILIDSFFSDESRYIVSAEDPIRLEQFLQTALPYFQQQSLSQMELQGWCYLFFSCFKKQPTKASQDFKDNYFSKALNYIRYNYMRDINVNQISAEIGIDRTYLYKIIKEFTGVSPKTYITILRIEAAKNMLQYSNYSITDIAALCGFHDHSSFCKIFRRHETQTPSEYRQTFIQ, from the coding sequence ATGAAAGAAAAAAGCGGGTTGCAGTTCTACTATTCCGGATATGAAAAATGCGGCAGCGGGCATTTTTTCGGTCCTGCAATACGAGCACATTATCTGGTACACATTGTGATTAGCGGCAAAGGGTCGTATCAAGTAAAAGGTTCCGTCATACCGGTTGAAAAAAATCAAGCGTTCTTAATACGACCGAAAGAGATAAGCTTTTATGCAGCAGATACAAAAGATCCTTGGGAGTATATTTGGTTTTCATTTGACGGAGAAGAATCCGATATATTAATCGATTCTTTTTTTTCCGATGAAAGTAGGTACATTGTTTCGGCGGAGGATCCTATCAGGTTGGAACAGTTCTTGCAAACAGCCTTGCCGTATTTTCAACAGCAAAGCTTATCGCAAATGGAATTACAAGGTTGGTGTTATTTATTTTTTTCCTGCTTTAAAAAACAGCCTACAAAAGCATCGCAAGATTTTAAAGATAACTATTTTTCAAAGGCTCTTAATTATATACGTTACAACTATATGCGTGATATCAATGTAAATCAGATAAGTGCGGAAATAGGGATTGACCGCACCTATTTGTATAAAATAATAAAAGAGTTTACAGGAGTTTCTCCTAAAACCTATATTACCATACTAAGGATTGAAGCGGCAAAAAACATGCTGCAATATTCAAACTACAGTATAACAGATATTGCCGCCCTCTGCGGTTTTCATGACCACTCTTCATTTTGCAAAATATTCCGCCGGCATGAAACGCAAACGCCTTCGGAATACCGGCAAACTTTTATACAATAA
- a CDS encoding TIGR03546 family protein — MIQYVASFFKSINANNHPGDIAHAVALGLFLAILPKDNLTFVFLFFFTFFIRVNTGAFFISFILLGFLTPFLDVLINRIGFFIVPLQFLRPCFILLENTPFIALFKLSNTMVAGGIVLGLILYVPCYMLTRFLVGKYRKHMQPSVSDIKGSGFISKIPLLKHLVKISELKEKFYDK; from the coding sequence ATGATCCAATATGTAGCCTCATTTTTTAAATCTATCAATGCAAATAACCATCCGGGCGATATTGCACATGCGGTTGCCTTAGGACTGTTTTTAGCAATACTGCCAAAGGATAATTTAACATTTGTTTTTCTATTCTTTTTTACATTTTTTATCCGAGTAAACACGGGTGCTTTTTTTATTTCGTTTATTTTACTCGGTTTTCTAACTCCGTTTTTAGATGTTTTAATTAACCGAATAGGTTTTTTTATTGTTCCGCTTCAGTTCCTGCGTCCCTGTTTTATTCTGCTTGAAAATACACCGTTTATAGCTTTGTTTAAACTTTCAAATACGATGGTTGCGGGAGGTATCGTTTTAGGGCTTATTCTTTATGTTCCCTGCTATATGTTGACCCGTTTTCTTGTAGGTAAATATAGAAAACACATGCAGCCTTCTGTTTCCGATATCAAAGGCTCAGGGTTTATCTCAAAAATACCGCTGCTTAAACACTTAGTAAAAATTTCAGAGTTAAAGGAAAAATTCTATGACAAATAA
- a CDS encoding TIGR03545 family protein has protein sequence MTNNNDNDITNTDTAGEELLKKESVENTAKIQDVIEAGNPDTEKAAAKNISPEKAAKLAARAEKKAAKEAKKLEKVKKIFKKKYTARALKRKIYKKIYVPADREFIQGFIVQSVDEKNRTYYEFDKTRINEKTQLKRINRIAKEIGSQKGRVNFLAVFGALACVFAVLFFIYLFRNFIARKIVVGGSEAAFGAKCEVSLVDFDLLHTRFRIQGYKVANKKQPMRNLFEIQNIDFYFNLLELSRGKFVAENMAIEGFTWNTPRKTSGALPPKKQKPVDPNKKPNPVVALIEKEVKKVTDEISFDSGLKAVQNQVDPRKILEREKNAFKIPAITQEIIDSVDPMVTKWITTKDKVEKQVEDTIKAVEKLSAIDVTKINDVAKLRELIETIRKVAETGKSDFDLVEGLAKDIQADAKTVERLGKNAGNAIKSDFNHVKELAAKIKSINVNTSKKLISDLIRVFIMNALGKYYPYYVQGMEYLQSSQKNPKQQKELTFAEKSKMMERLPGKTFIFGKNSMPTVVIKNISLSGHHPEKDVFTVAGGAKAITNDADKLGLPLSLMLKTTHGKMQETADGIIDLRSYSPELVDVAVSFEGLDFTIPSPATAVPSLDGILKTGAEVNISKKQDVVVSANMGIRNSVLKVDDFEPAFVSEIYQNVLDGIKTINVKTTLTIKDRKLFDLDVDTDVDEQIAVALQKEFFRQVEKLKAELIKQGEKWLNEQREIYKEEIAKFTQTADTVKKIINDFRDYKRILAEKRAEAEKQIKDLGARKLKETIDANVKDNVKDNVKDIFKGFGF, from the coding sequence ATGACAAATAATAACGATAACGATATAACCAACACCGATACAGCGGGTGAAGAGCTTCTAAAAAAAGAGTCTGTAGAAAATACCGCAAAGATTCAAGATGTTATTGAAGCCGGTAATCCTGATACTGAAAAAGCTGCCGCAAAAAACATCTCTCCTGAGAAGGCCGCAAAGCTCGCCGCACGCGCAGAAAAAAAAGCAGCAAAAGAAGCTAAAAAACTTGAGAAGGTAAAAAAGATTTTCAAAAAAAAGTATACGGCGCGGGCACTCAAGCGTAAAATTTATAAAAAAATTTATGTTCCCGCGGACAGAGAATTTATTCAGGGTTTTATCGTACAAAGCGTTGATGAGAAAAATAGGACGTACTATGAGTTTGACAAAACCCGTATTAATGAGAAAACGCAGCTTAAACGTATAAACCGGATTGCAAAAGAAATCGGAAGTCAAAAAGGGCGGGTGAATTTTCTTGCGGTGTTTGGCGCCCTTGCCTGCGTGTTTGCCGTACTCTTTTTTATTTATCTTTTTAGAAACTTCATTGCGCGTAAAATTGTGGTAGGCGGTTCAGAGGCTGCCTTCGGTGCAAAGTGCGAAGTAAGTCTTGTGGATTTTGATTTACTGCATACGCGTTTTAGAATACAAGGATACAAGGTTGCAAATAAAAAACAGCCGATGCGAAACCTGTTTGAAATACAAAACATTGATTTTTATTTTAATCTTTTAGAATTAAGCCGCGGCAAATTTGTAGCGGAGAACATGGCGATTGAAGGCTTTACATGGAATACGCCGCGGAAAACTTCGGGAGCGCTTCCGCCGAAAAAACAAAAACCGGTTGACCCGAATAAAAAGCCGAATCCGGTTGTTGCGCTTATAGAAAAAGAAGTTAAAAAAGTAACAGACGAAATTTCTTTTGATAGCGGATTAAAGGCTGTTCAAAACCAAGTTGATCCGCGTAAAATTTTAGAGCGCGAAAAAAATGCTTTTAAGATACCCGCAATAACACAAGAAATAATAGACTCGGTTGATCCGATGGTTACCAAGTGGATTACGACAAAGGACAAGGTAGAAAAGCAGGTCGAAGACACTATTAAAGCGGTTGAAAAATTATCTGCGATAGATGTTACGAAAATTAACGATGTTGCAAAACTCAGGGAACTCATAGAAACTATCCGTAAAGTTGCGGAAACCGGAAAATCCGATTTTGACTTAGTTGAAGGGCTTGCAAAAGATATACAAGCAGATGCAAAAACGGTTGAGCGGCTTGGAAAAAATGCAGGCAATGCAATTAAAAGCGATTTTAATCACGTAAAAGAACTCGCTGCAAAAATAAAATCAATCAATGTTAATACCAGTAAAAAACTGATAAGCGACCTCATCCGCGTTTTTATTATGAATGCACTTGGAAAGTATTATCCCTACTATGTACAAGGTATGGAATATCTGCAAAGTTCCCAGAAAAATCCTAAACAGCAAAAAGAACTCACGTTTGCTGAAAAATCTAAAATGATGGAACGGCTTCCGGGAAAAACTTTTATTTTCGGAAAAAACTCAATGCCCACCGTTGTTATAAAAAACATATCGCTTTCAGGTCATCATCCCGAAAAAGATGTGTTTACAGTTGCGGGCGGCGCAAAAGCTATTACCAATGATGCGGATAAACTCGGACTTCCGTTATCGCTGATGTTAAAAACCACGCACGGAAAAATGCAAGAAACCGCCGACGGCATAATTGATTTGCGCTCATACTCTCCGGAACTTGTTGACGTTGCGGTAAGTTTTGAAGGGCTTGACTTTACTATTCCCTCCCCCGCAACGGCGGTTCCTTCTCTTGACGGAATTTTAAAAACGGGGGCGGAAGTCAATATTTCTAAAAAACAAGATGTTGTTGTTAGCGCAAATATGGGAATCAGAAACAGTGTTTTAAAAGTAGATGATTTTGAGCCGGCCTTTGTTTCAGAAATATACCAAAATGTTTTAGACGGAATAAAAACAATAAATGTTAAAACCACCCTGACAATAAAAGACCGTAAGCTGTTTGATCTTGATGTCGATACCGATGTAGATGAGCAAATTGCGGTTGCCCTACAAAAAGAATTCTTCCGTCAAGTTGAAAAACTGAAGGCAGAGCTTATCAAACAAGGTGAAAAATGGCTTAATGAGCAAAGAGAAATTTATAAAGAAGAAATTGCAAAATTCACACAAACGGCAGACACGGTTAAAAAAATCATAAACGATTTTCGAGATTACAAAAGAATCTTAGCAGAAAAAAGAGCAGAGGCGGAAAAACAAATTAAAGATCTTGGTGCAAGAAAACTAAAAGAAACGATTGATGCTAATGTCAAAGATAATGTGAAGGACAATGTTAAGGATATCTTTAAGGGATTTGGATTCTAA
- a CDS encoding DMT family transporter, with the protein MLQGDFYTTVMERFFKNKTFAIVLSLFAMLLWGSAIPLIKSTYITLNIQMDDTGAKILIAGIRFFLAGLIAFFYLTTLNKEKIILKDINFKFILFLPFIQITVQYIFYYIGVSNTAGVKSAILQASNAFFVVIISRVLMKEEKITLNKVLALVIGTLGIVIVNSKQGSSFSMTLRGEGAVLIATIVNALCTVLVRKHGRSQNPFLLNTVQFILGSIPLLIIGYVMHYSPLIFNVSAILMLVYGGFISATSFTIWTIVLRYHSSGEFGIYKLFVPIFGSLLSIIILGEEFTLRLLIGMVFVIVGSYILNMKKKLGKT; encoded by the coding sequence ATGCTGCAAGGAGATTTTTACACAACCGTTATGGAAAGATTTTTTAAAAATAAAACGTTTGCGATTGTATTAAGTTTGTTTGCGATGCTTTTATGGGGGAGTGCAATTCCCTTAATAAAATCAACATACATAACACTTAATATACAGATGGATGATACAGGAGCAAAAATATTAATAGCCGGTATTCGGTTTTTTCTTGCGGGACTAATCGCATTTTTTTACTTAACAACCTTGAACAAAGAAAAAATAATACTCAAAGACATAAATTTTAAATTTATACTCTTTCTCCCTTTCATACAGATCACTGTCCAATATATTTTTTACTATATCGGTGTTTCAAATACTGCGGGTGTAAAATCCGCAATTCTACAAGCTTCAAACGCTTTTTTTGTGGTTATCATTTCAAGGGTATTAATGAAGGAAGAAAAAATAACGCTTAATAAAGTTTTAGCCTTAGTGATCGGAACCTTAGGAATTGTGATCGTCAATTCTAAGCAAGGCAGCAGTTTTTCGATGACATTACGCGGGGAAGGCGCTGTTTTAATTGCAACTATTGTCAACGCCTTGTGCACCGTACTTGTCAGAAAACACGGAAGAAGTCAAAATCCGTTTTTATTAAACACGGTGCAATTTATACTGGGTTCAATCCCGCTATTGATAATAGGATATGTAATGCATTACAGTCCTCTGATATTTAACGTTAGCGCAATTCTTATGCTAGTATACGGAGGATTTATTTCTGCCACATCTTTTACGATATGGACAATAGTTTTAAGGTATCATAGCTCGGGAGAGTTCGGCATTTATAAATTGTTTGTACCGATTTTCGGCAGTTTACTTTCAATTATTATATTGGGTGAAGAATTTACCCTTCGGCTATTAATCGGAATGGTGTTTGTAATAGTGGGCTCCTACATATTAAATATGAAAAAGAAGCTCGGCAAAACTTGA